GCCAAAGTGTACTGACTCTAAGCTTCAACTTTGCAGcaacaataaaaatatatcaaggCAGGAGGACACAACCAACTCTTCAAGATTTACCTCTCTTTGAAATGGAgttttttttatcttcttttaaCTAAAAAATAAGACATATTTCTTATGAATACTAGTACAACTCTACACATGGAATGACATTTTATTTGTCCTTTTCACCGCAACTTACCCAATAATCTATTGATATAGAAAAGAACCTATGATATAAACAGAATGAAAAATGCTTATAAGAAATGAATTATTTGATCGTCTAGACTATTTCAAGTGTCAAACACATTATTATATCCTCCTTATTCTCTCTGTCCTAATCATCCGCCATTTTCCCCACCTTTTCTCTGTTTTTACCCTTTTTGGTTGTTATATAGGAGTGTGTACACGAGAAAATCCAACTCAAACATCATGCTCAATTTGTCCCTATCAATCACACTCCACATTACTTTGtctaaaccaaattgacattaTTTCAACATTGTTATTTTATAGTGAAGATAGCTACCAATCATAGCTAATTCAATCACAAGTTGCTATCATATTTTATCTTGATAGAACAAGTTGATATCTTATTGTTTTCAATTAAATATTGTAATTGTAATATTCTAATCAAATTCAAATGGTATGAAtcatatcacacacacacacacaaacacataaTACATACACTTGATAAATAACTCTTTTTATTTCAAAGAACACAATGCGCAAGCAAGAAAAAGGTGAAATGAATACACATAAGACATAAGACAACATGCACATTTCATCAACTTGAATGCACAAAGCTCAAGCAAATTCCAGGATTCTCTACTTTGTACAAAGATATTGTGAACCCTGTTGCCTACATTTATTACATCCCATCAACTCATcctcaaaatttaaatttaaaacacaGCTGCTCTAAGTCTCCTAACCAACTCCTTCCTGTTCacacaaaaaaccaaaaaaaaatctatGTCAGAAAACATCATCAACTAAATGTTTCATTCAAGAACAACATACAACAGAATAAATTGTTAGTTTTGCTTCAGATTTTTACCTCATAAGTTGCCTGTCAAAACCTGATGCAGCTAACACACCTCTATTCTCCTCAGCCCTTCTCAAGAGGTATGGCATCACAGTCTCTACAGGCCCAAATGGCATGTACTTGCTAACCTGAAACCCTGCATTGCTCAAACCAAAAGAAAGTGCCTCTGACATTCCATATAGTTGTGCAAATTCCATCTTGTGGTTCACTTTTCCTATCCCCAATTCATGTGCTTTTGCAGCAGCCAATTTTCCTATACAGAGCAACATTAATTAAATCAGACAGACACCAAAAAAACACAACACCGATCCTAACACGACACTGACACCAGAGGTGTCAGTGCTACAAAGATTATATAATGTGATACCTGATTCAATGTTATGAGTTGCAAGAACAACTCCACCAGGGccatcagcaatcttctcaagcATAAAATTAGTACAATCATTGAAACACTTATGTGTATCCATAATAGAGTTATGAATTGGGGAAGCAAACCCTAAATCAGCAGCCAATTTTCTTTCACTAGACATATAAGCACCTCTCACCAACTTAAACCCCATTGGAATCCCCATTTTCTCAGCAGCCTTTGAAGTCAACAACATCCTTTCCTTAGCATCTTTCAAATATGTTTGAATGGTTCCAAACACAGTTGGGTGTTCTCCTTTGTTATGAACAATAGCAGCAGCATAAGTCAAGTAATCAATAGCAGGTTGAACTGATGTATGCTCTGCATCAACCAACAAAGGGATGTTGAATTGCACACACTTCTCACACAGCTCAAGGAATCTCTGGTTTGCAAGCTCAAGATCACTTTCTTCTTCTTGTGTCAAAGGCGCCGGTCTCTTCCTTGTATGATACAAAGGAGACGACTCCGAGAAAATCGGTAGTGTTTCTTGCATCCATGGTAAATTGAATGAAGGATCCTTCTTCTGCCATCTCAGCAAATCACTAACTCTCTCCAGCAAACTCATTGGACATATTGCAGTAATTTTCACAATCATAAAGCTCACCTATACAACACAAAAAAAggcataattttgaaaaatattagtaCTTAACATCACAATAGAATAAAattaaacttaaaattaaaaacaacccCTCAACAAATCTTCCACAAAAAAAGTTCATAAAAATGCACCAGCAACCACAGTTTATTTCTGTGTGGCTTATTAGTGCTTGAATCTTTTACCAAAAACATTTGTTTCTTCCAATTCCACTCCAATTCCATTCTTCCATGCTTTGATTTCATCATGCTCTCATTCATCATGCTCTCATTTCATCATGCTTTGATTTCATGAATGAAATTCCAATTCCAATGTTCCTTGCTTTGATTTCATCATGCTTTTGATTTCATGAATGAATGATTAACAGCAACAATGCGAGCACGCTCAAAACGGTTATTCTCAATTTGATTTGAATCCATTAACGTACAAGAGTCAAGTGCAGATTGCAGATTGCAGATTGCATCTCTCTTCTGTTACATGAAGAAAccgaaaaccaaaaaaaaaaaagaaaaaaaaaacagttacATTTGGAAACAGAGAGATGAAATGAAGAAGAGATTACCGAAGAAGGAGGAAGCGATCTGCTGACATCAACGGTATGAAGAAAGCCTTTGAGATTGCGATCGCAACCTTCGTTATCATGCGCATCTTCAACTCCATACACAAGCATTCCGCGCAAACCAGCTTTATTCAAACCGCCGATACTCTGACCAGCGGTGGTAGCATCTTCTCCGGCgcaaaagtgatcgaaaaacgtCGACCGAGTGGCGGCGAGAGCGAGGTTTCGTAAAGGATTATCCGTCTGCATGAGTTCGGATCTCATCAACCACGTACCGAGATCAACCATGGGTTCGATTGCGGTTGCATGGAGAACGGCGGTTGATCGGAGGAGATTAGCGGTTGGAACATACGTGAAGAGTTTCTCAACGTCGTGGAAGTTGAGATCCGCGACGGCGGGAGGGAGGAGAGTGGTTGTTGAGGGCGGTTTTTGGTCGAGAATATTACAAGGAGGAGAGAGAGTGGGGGAGGTGAGAGAAGGTTGGAAGGGTTTTGTGGCGGTGTTGTAACGGAGTTTCCTTAGGATTCTTGGAGGGATAACACGAGTGGCCATAAAAGTATAGGATTGCTTTTGATGgtgtaaaaaataataaaaactctCTCGTTTGAATGGTTGAATGGGATTTAAGATTGTTTTGAAAATGAATGAATGGGTGGGTGAATGGGAATGAATTCTCACACTCTCTCTTATTGGTATTTTTCTTGACCTAAAAACGCAATGGAAAACTAGAATGAGATGTAAAAATGGGCAGGCTTGTGAAGTGAGAAGGGGAGATAGTTGAGTATAAATAGGGGAAGAGAAACCTAAATATAAGTGAGGGATGTGATTAGattagattaaattaattaaagaagGAGTCAAGTGGTGAGGTGTGATTTGAATGGATACGAGCAAGTTGGTTAATTAAAGAATTTTTTGTGTGTAGTTTCCTTAAATGTTGGAGTTGGGTAAAGGGGATGTATACGAGTAAGGTTATAATTGTAAAGGGGATGTATACGAGTAAGGTTATAATTGTAAAGTGTGTATGTAAGTAGGGTGAAGGAGCGTGAGTTGAGGGTGTGAGTTGTTTTTGAGGAAGAAACAGCTAACAAATTGAGGGTTTAAAATTTGAGATAGAGACGTATTAAAAGTGCTGACGCAGAGTCTAGAGGGATTCAGAAAATTTTGTAACGAAGCAAGGGTTTGAAATGTGAGATAAATACGCATTCAAAATGCTGACGCAGAATCTAGAAGGATACAGTCATTATGTGTTGGCACTTACTCAGTCTACTTACATTCCAATTGAGGCTGAAAGATTCTTGAATCCTACGTTATCACTACATTCACGCAtattttagaaatattattgaattttattttgagaaaataaaatatgtagttatataataaaattaagaaaaaaattatctaAATTTTTTTAGGTGTTTATACTATTTTCAATAAAAGTATTATAAgtgtataatatatatatatatatatatatatatatatatatatatatataaattattatatataaaatatttaaatacaattatcACATTTACATTGGAAATTGTATAAATCATACTTAAGGAATTATATCTAAGTTTTTCCATAATTATTTAATACTGTTAACCAATCATGTGTCATATCATATTATGATATAAATTCTGAGTTACTGATATATgatataattgaataatttatttttattacttgtaaaattattttacattgtataattataaaatttttaatttttaattttaaaatattaaatttaaatgatGCTAATCTAAAATGCGTGTGATTTTCTTATAAATCATAattgttaaatttttattattgtctattttttgttttaattacattcaaaatattacataaaaatagTTATGACGGACTGATTGTGCAAAAAAAATATACTGAGAGTGCATATTAATTAATCTCTTTTAACcattattttagaataatttttatttataaattggtttataagtaatttaaatttatgattcaattttatattttgaactcttttatttttttaacttaggaaacaaaatgatttttttttttacattttttgaataaaaatatattttagaatttgcttatttattattttaaagaaaaaaattattttaaattttttctatttgcaagattttttatttttgggaaaaaatatatatttttaactttaaataatatttccaaaacaattaatttaaaatttaaattaagagAATAGTTAGAATgctacactgtcatccaattagAATGAAATATTTTAACACGTGAGAATAGAGAATAATGGAAAAAgttgttagtaaaataatttaattatatttttttcatttttaatttcataCTTATGTGTTAAAATGATTTATTCTAATGGAATGATAGTATATAGTTGTTTTACACTGCCGGTGTATTTCAATTAATCTCTGAATTgcttttaaattatttaagaggttaaaggtagtgcataTACTTTTTTCTCTAATGGAAGAGAtgaaaaattttgtattttttattacagttgttgatttataaatatcaacaagtTAGGAGTTGAACCTTGGATCAACAACTTGCATCGCTTATTCTAACTAGAAATTGTCAACTGAGCTACCTCACTCACCTAAATTTGTATTAAATAATGGGCAGCAGGTAAATGGTTTTGAATGCCCTTTTCGTAATTGACTAAATAAAATAGTATTAACCAATTAAATGCTTCCTTAAAGTACTTTTCTCTTTCTACactaatttcaaatttcaaatttctcactTTCCTTTTTTTATCTTCTCTCCctctttgttttcttatttttatttcatgTTCTCCCAACTTCTCATTATTCtctctattttttaattaataatttttactcTTTCATACAATATCTATTTAAAAATGTTATATcagcaaaatatttattttaattctaattaataaatatctttatttgagacacaatttttattttcatatgtaaaaatttctctttttctcaTGGGCcactataaaaaaaatacttattttatttgagacacaatattcttatttttaaatgtcaaattttttattttttcctttctccATTCACAAgccctttttttattattatttaaaatagttgagtttatattattatttattttataattaaaaaatcatttcaaatttaaataatcatatatctaaataaaatttattacatattaaataaatttatccaTGCGATTATATATGTCTTCAATGTCCTATATGTGAATCAAATATTTTATCactgaaactcactatttttacgggtcactattaccacaatacttttttattttaataaataaaatatttattcatgtttatttggtttgaattattAATTGCTATTAACAAAATTAGCaaaaatttgcaaaaaaaaaaaagaagagaagaaagacaTGTGTATTGATCTGGCTATAAAACTAGTAAAAAGTTTGAttaagtatttgaaaaaatacagagaagaagaagaataaaggGCTTGTTTGAAACAATTTTGCTTTTCACTTTTTAAAATAggttttataaaattgttttagaAAGAGTGTTTTTAAGAATAGAACTATTAAAATCCTTGATAATATAACTTTtcaaattaaattgtttttaaaatgagaaaataaaaaaattcatttggtcaactatttttaaaaacagttttagagatgagaaaataaaaaaatctatttggtaatttgatttttaaaaattgatttttaactaatataaaatgaaaaaaaaaacttttattaattaataattaaatttttattgacttatatttaaatatacaaATGTGCAATTTTATTAGCAGATAAAATCGAGATAGAAACTTCTtatgattaaatatataatttaattcttttttagaTTCGAGTTAATAGCTTGTTTACACAAAAGATTTTGTTATCAAAATGCTATAGCGTATATAAACATTCAACATTCATATCAAATCAAACCAACATAGGAATTCAGAAAATAACCACTAAAATTCCAAGTTACTTATATGAAAATCTAAAAGAGAGATAATTAATTCACTTAATTGTTACGGTGTACCCACATGTCATCTCTAATATGATTTCTCTCATTTTTCATTTCAGCTGCACCTTCACTAAATAACCTTGTTAAGTTGTCTACATTGGAATTTGTTCCTTCTATGATAGGACCTTCCTGCATCCCCTCAagtttgataggatccatttctTCCCATATCTTAAACAACTTGTTGGGTAAATTCCACTTGCGTATGTAATTATGAATAGCACAACTCGTTGTGAGttttcaaccctcgtgttgtgaatccttcaatttctgaccctcgagtcgtgagtttacaaCCCTCGTGTTGGGATTTGTTCAGTTTCCTAccttcgagtcgtgagtttccaaccctcgtgttgtgaatccttcagtttccgaccttcgagtcgtAAGTTTCTAACCCTCGTGTTGTGGATCCTTCagtttctgaccctcgagtcgtgagtttccaaccctcatgtGGTGATTTGTTTAGTTTCAGACATTCGAGTTGTGAGTTTCAAACCCTCGTATTATGAATCCTTCAGTTTCTGACCCACGAGTCATGAGTTTCCAACACTCGTGTTGGGATTTATTTTGTTTCCTACCtttgagtcgtgagtttccaaccctcgtgttgtgaatccttcaGTTTCCGACCCTCGATTCGTGAGTTTTCAATCCTCGTGTTGTGGATCCTTTATTTTCCGACCCTGGAGTTGTGAGTG
The window above is part of the Vicia villosa cultivar HV-30 ecotype Madison, WI unplaced genomic scaffold, Vvil1.0 ctg.004374F_1_1, whole genome shotgun sequence genome. Proteins encoded here:
- the LOC131642012 gene encoding proline dehydrogenase 2, mitochondrial-like, which encodes MATRVIPPRILRKLRYNTATKPFQPSLTSPTLSPPCNILDQKPPSTTTLLPPAVADLNFHDVEKLFTYVPTANLLRSTAVLHATAIEPMVDLGTWLMRSELMQTDNPLRNLALAATRSTFFDHFCAGEDATTAGQSIGGLNKAGLRGMLVYGVEDAHDNEGCDRNLKGFLHTVDVSRSLPPSSVSFMIVKITAICPMSLLERVSDLLRWQKKDPSFNLPWMQETLPIFSESSPLYHTRKRPAPLTQEEESDLELANQRFLELCEKCVQFNIPLLVDAEHTSVQPAIDYLTYAAAIVHNKGEHPTVFGTIQTYLKDAKERMLLTSKAAEKMGIPMGFKLVRGAYMSSERKLAADLGFASPIHNSIMDTHKCFNDCTNFMLEKIADGPGGVVLATHNIESGKLAAAKAHELGIGKVNHKMEFAQLYGMSEALSFGLSNAGFQVSKYMPFGPVETVMPYLLRRAEENRGVLAASGFDRQLMRKELVRRLRAAVF